The nucleotide window ggtatcgagcttccgggttattcatctcgatcacggtaatggcgtctttgaagtatgaaattcattgttggatcgcaacaccgatttgcgttgtggcaaattaagatgcaagcgcttcttgcagatggatctagaggatgccacgctaggatagataagatgccttcgacattaacagatgaagagaagaagcgtaaggatcgaaaggcattaacacaattacatccgcatttgtccaacgaaattttgcaggatgtgatgaaagagaaaaccgccattgcattatggaagaggctagaacaaatatgtatgtcgaaaactctaacaagcaagttgcatatgaagcggcgtctttatgctcatcgtttggaggaaggtgcgtcagacacgaacacttaacagtgtttaaagaaattctctcaaacttggaggccatggaggttcaagatgataaggaagatctagggttgattctactttgttcgttgccccgtcttattcaacctttagagacacggtTTTATATAGCGCGAGTCTCTCacgcttgatgaggtttatgattctttaacctcgtatgataagatgaagcatcttgtggttaaacccaactctcgggagagggtctcattgttcgtgggagacaagaccggaatgttgatgatgatcgtggtagaacacagaacggaatcctcgtggtaaatcgaggtagatcgaaatcttcaaacagaggtaaaacttgcaacttcgcaagaagaaagggcacattaaatctgagtgctataagctacaaaataagattaaaaggaggtgcgaatcaaaaggaaaacaaacgaaaatttcggtgaagtgatgttgtagaagactacagcgatagtgaacttctagttgcttcatcaatgattctaaagtaagcaaggagtggatacttgattcagtcgcaccttccacatgagtcccaatcgggattggtttacaacttatgaaacaagatctgaaggtgttgttttgatgggaaataatgcttcatgtaaaatcacggtgttggaacaattaaagttaagatgtttgatggagttgtcgaacacttagtgacgtgcggcatgttccgaattgaaaagaaatttaatttcgttgagtactcttgattcaaaagggcatgatacacacactgaaagtggggttttaaagatttcaaagggtcccttgttgtgatgaaagggcaaagaaagattgccaagttatatgttttctgtggttctatcatattggtgatgcaattgtcgcttcctcttccttgtcgatgatgatattactaaactttggcatatcgcctagggcatatgagtgagaatggcatggcgaaattaagcaaagaggacttcttaatgggcaaggaatttgcaaaccgaatttctgtgagcactgtgttttttgggaagcaaagagagttcgattcactagaggaatccataacacgaaggaaacgttggagtatatccattcgatccgtgggggcgtccagagtgccttcgagaggtggagctaattatatgctaacctttattgatgatttttccgaaaagtttgggcgttcttcacgaagcgaaaagcgatgtgttttccacatttaagtcttggaaaattatgattgaaaaagcagacagaaaagcagataaaatacctccgcatgcagacaatggcttagagttacgctacgatgagtttaatagattgtgcaagtcgaagggatcatgagacacttgacgattcgtcatactccacaaagaaaagcggcgttgcgaacgaatgaacgaacgatcatggagaaggttcgatgtatgttgtcaaatgccaacttaccgaagtcattttgggcagaagcagcctctactgcatgttttttgatcaaccgatctccatccgttgccattgagaaaaagactccacaagaggtatggtccgtaatcccgctaattattcgatttaaagattttgggtgtcctgcgtatgctcatgttgataatggaaaattggaaccgagatccattaaatgcgttttcttggttataaagtcggtgtaaaaggctataagttatggtgtctgaaaatagaaaagttgtgattagcagagatgttgtttttgatgaaacgctatgctacctaacttatctcttaaagactcttccaataaagaaaaccaaaagcggtggagcatcgattaatacgtaatcaactcctcaagccaagacaaaaattgagaatagagttgcttcttcaccgcaatactctatcgccaaaaacaggacaagaaaagaaattaaacctccaaagaagtatgccgaggttgatctagttgcttatgctttaaatgtggctgaagatatagatgcgaatcaagagccatttaattattacgaggcgattagtgtgaagactcgaaaagtggatgtttgctatgcaagaggagatggaatcactccacaaaaagagaacatgggatcttgtaaaacttcctaaaggtaaaaaggttgttcgttgtaaatgggtgtttaaaagaaagaagggactccaagagttgaagaaccggatataaagcaaggcttgttgcaaagggttactgatcaaattccgagtggacttcacagatgtgttctctccaggttgttaagcatagttcgattcgagctttgcttggtattgtggccatgcatgatttggagcttgagcggttagatgtaaaaacgcattttgcatggagaacttgaggaagatatttacatgcaacaaccggagggttttatagtctcgaaaaagaggactatgtttgcttgttgaaaaagtccctttacggtttgaaacagatcaccaagacaagtggtacaagaggtttgattcctttatgacttctcatgatttcaaaagaagtagttttgacagttgtgtctactttaagaaaaagcagtgatggttcttttgtgtatctacttctttatgttgatgacatgttgatagcaaagaaaagataaagagagataagaaaggttaaagcccaactaagtgaagaatttgagatgaaagatttaggaccagcaaagaagatacttggtatggagattctcgagatagaaaagcaagtaaattgtacctaagtcgaaagggtacattgagaaagttctttgcggagttcaatatgcagagtgctaagctcattagtactcctttagcgaccatttcggactttcatcggccttatctcctcaatcgataatgagattgagtacatgtcacatgttccatactctagtgcgataggatctctcatgtatgctatggtttgttcacgtccggtttatcatatgcgatcggtcagcttagcgatacatggcgaatctcgtaaagaacactggaaagcgattcaatggattttaagatacttacgaggcactactaatgtttgcttacagtttggaagaactaaagatggagttatagggtatgttgatgctgattttgctggagaccttgatagaagaagatctctcacgattcgtctttacaatcggaggttgtgcaattagttggaaagccactttgcaaactacgatcgctttgtctactatcgaagctgagtacatggcgattcatgaggcttgtaaagaagctatttggttgaagggactatttagtgaactcaatgaagaccttcaaatcagcacaagattttgtgacaatcagtgccatctttcttacaaaagatcaaatgtttcatgagagaacaaaacacattgatattcggtatcattttgttcgtgatattattgctcgtggtgatattgttgtgagcaaaattagcactcatgaaaatcctgcagatatgatgactaagtcacttcctataaccaagtttgagcattacttagacttggttggtgttcattgttgaagttaaacccttaaggggtttttggaagaggtgaagaacttgtttattgaaagttcgcgatgaagaacttgttcattgagaatttgtgtcaaggtggagattgttagaattaagtgacccaaattcttatttaaataaaatacgatggaaaataaaataaaagtaaaatccatatagaactagacttcttttattttattttagaataaggttttaaaccttattaaactccatctattttatattgattaggataaggtgtttcaatcctactagaatatggctttgcaagcctataaatagacatagtctattcctcttgtatttgagtaaaaaatttttcgacatagtgaattttcttctcctctgcccgtggtttttttcccgaaagggtttccacgtaaaatttatgtgttctttatttttatttattttattctattttatttttcacagtctATATTGTAAAGAATGAAAGTTGTTGAAAATAAATGCTATGGATTGTTAGCTTGAGGTTCTTAGAGAATAAATACGAAGCCGGATTTTGGTTTGATCAAGAAAATCGAAAGATATAATAATTTTGGATATTAGGGTTATAATTGGGACTAATGTGAAAAGAGTGCAAAATGTGTTTTAGGTATAAGTTGTATGCTTATTTATGAGAAGATGATATCATTTTATATCAAAACTATCATACGTAGCTGAAGAGGAGATTGGATCGTCAAGGGACAAAGACAAAAATAAGCAAAAAATACGGTTTGTGCTAACTTAATATGTTCTTATTTTATGTCTTTAGTTTAAATTGAGTCTGTTATTATAATGTTACCACgaataatattataaattatcGCATGAGTTTGTTGATTGTCAAATGGTAGTATAAAAGCTAAGTGATAACTCAAGGCTTGATATGTCCATAGCAAGAATGGAAAGTGCCATTTCTAATGtacatttattaaaacaacgtGATTGAATATGTTCTATACTATGTAGAGTTGAGAAATGGTTACTAAAATGTTGTGGGTATTAATGTGGAAATGTTAAATACTAAGAGATAGTTAATATGTGACTTTGAACGAGATACAAGTCTTAATGGGGTGATTTTACTTAaattgtatatatacatatatatttataagaaGTATGAGAAATATGAGAAATATTATGTTCTTATTGAATTAATAATAGGAAAAGATATTGTAAGATTGATGTATGTATGGTTTAATATGTTAGTACAAAACTTCAATGAAGAAAATCTCGAACACACGAAGGAAACACGAACAGCAAATCAAATAGAAAATGAAGAAATATGACAAGGCTCCAAGGTatgtatcaagccactatctttaaggttgGCAAATAAGTTTCAAGAAGATGAACTTTGAGGATACAATGAAGCTCGATAACTATTTGCGTTTTACACTGACAAAAATAGTCCACTAAGCGCTGagtataattttgattaattgttgGTAtaatttccaaatgaaatctcattcctatATATAagaattttcatgtctcttcatGGAAACATCTTTCAATAAGTATTTTTTCTGAATAATAATGTTTTTAAAAGAGACACAATTATTCATCCAATATCTCTTGATTAaacataactattcaaataatattgttTGAATAGTCATATTTCTTTGTCAATAACCAAAAGATATAACTTTTGATTAATTTCACCCTTTTCATTTATAGTTATGGAAACACTATAAATAttgtttgaaaatgttccaacaatctcctcccattttcaaaatattttagaagACTACTCGGATAGCAGAGAATACTACTCGGTCGAAGtgctcatcctagacgaatcgaaaaggtacaattttgattaaatatttataattttagatatcacaaccaagatcttgttttggaaaaaaaaattaaaattctggtTTTTCCTTAAATTTTTTTTGCGTTGTGTTTTCCAAACTCATTTTTTTCAACATTATAGTGTTCGTCATTTTGGCTTTCACTTTTTTGGCTTGCTCTTCTACAAGCTTGCACTTTTGGTTTGCACTTCGATAGGCTCACTCTTCAATAGACTTGCACTTTTGGCTTACTGTCTTCGACAGACTCGCACTTTTGGCTTACCATCTTCAACAGGTTCGCACTCTAACAGGCTCACACTTTGGCTTATTGTCTTCAACAGGCTCGCACTTTTGGCTTACTTTTTTTCTTAAGAAGCAGTAAAAGCAAAACCAATGGCCCTCAAGGACTTAGGCTCATGATACCAATTGTTTGCATTTTACAACAGCAAAGGAGGAAAACAGGACTTGGAACAAAGGAGTAAGACACAAGAAATATTTTACTTGCTCACAAATGTGCAGCAATAATGAAAAAttgattttcatttatttttcattaccACTACATGCCTTTTATAGACAATTTTTTCTACCAAACACAACTACTCAGCCTAGTAAGTTGTGAGACATTGCTTGTACACTAAACAAGCTAACTAAACACATCATTCACTAGCTAAACATATCAAGCTGTCATCAGCTTGTTCATTTTCAGCTAAGTTTAATTACAATGtaactaaacaaaaaaaaaaacttactatTGCAACAAGCATATGAGCTATATAACATGCATACAAGTTGCTAGCTCTTCAACAAAAATTATCATAGCAACATGGTTGGTCAATTTTCAACAATATCTCTTGACATCCCTTGTCGAAATCTGTCTTCATTGGACAAGATACGTCCTTTAGAAATTAACCAAAGGAATTGTCGGAATCATTGAGGGGTTGGACATTTCCAAACATATTTCCAAATCGATTCAACATCTCTCCAATTTCAACTTGCATAATCATAATAAGTTTTAGCAACGGAAAAAGTCTCATTCTTATTCCATTCTCATTCTAATACATCAAGTCCAGCATCATTTAAAGGTGGGATAATCCCCACCATTATTGAACCTAGGCAAATCCTActtaccattaggttttcattgAAGGGTTCATTTCCAATATAGTAATCTGTAACTTTATCAATTCTTTTAATCTACCTATCTCTGAAATAGGGGTGAGTATTTGATCGAGTAgaatcgaatcgagtcaaaaaatttcgagttagtcgagttgacaaatcctattttagcatccaaactcaatttgaattttttcgaatcgaatcgaatcgagtcaaattgagtcgagttaacgaatcctattatttatacttaatgttgCGTTTAGATGGtctgattatttaactagtagatgaagtataagattatttaactacatgaacttaatgggtaaacatttatcaaaacgacgtagttttaccttttaaattattttgaattttaattttttaaaaagtaaacacttatcaaaatgacgtagttttgccttttaaattattttgaattttaactttttaaaaagtaaacacttatcaaaacgacgtagttttgccttttaacttaattatctcgaattttaacttttaaaaaagtaaacattcatcaaaacgacgtagttttgtcttgttttatttgaattttcggataactcaaattgtgtaattcatattcgagttaaaccgaaaattttaattttttattcgagtcgatccgaataacttgattaaatcaaataactcgaactatttaattcaaatttaaattttttatcaagTTTTTCAAAGCAAATCGAATTTCGCTCACCCCTCCTCTTGCTCTGAAAGAACTTGTCAACTGACCATCACTAATCCACCAATGAATTCTTTGCATCACCTCATTCCACACTCTTAATTAAAAAGAGAGCGCCAAACATAAGAGCCCACTTGATGGAAGCTTTATTAATTATAATGCCAAGTTGAGAATAAAATATATTATGAAACATTAGAATTTCtcatcatatatattttttatttgttattattgAACATTTCATTTTACTTTTATGGAACATTTCAGTTTGATGGCGTAACGACATTGCTTTCTGTATTGGTTTGAATAGGTATTTAAGGTATGCTTTATGTTAATTTAAttggatatttttattttattatataaattcgtTGTATTTATAAAATGTCTTAACCAAATAATAAAAGCATTATGTTATAAGCATTAATAATTTAAGTTGGATCTTAAGCTATTCTATTTCCTCctcaattataaaataaaaataaacatggaaatatTCAATCGCTAAAGCATAAATAATCTTATTTCCATTCTCTATAAACATGGTTTACTTCTACTATCTAATTCAATTGAATTAGGAGTGGAGCGAAGCGAAGAGGCTGGTAGGGCCCCgactttttaaattaaaaatattttatttaattttttataattgataaaattttagattaataataataaaattatactttaactcgttaaaatgataaatatttaatttaatttttaaaattataaaaatatgaactattaaaataataaaattttatatttattatcataaaaatatataatttaattttgatacCTAAAATTTTCCAACTTCCCTTAAATCGATTCATCCTCCTTATGGCCCTCACCAGTGCACTATCATTGCATCCATTCCTTTGCAACTTTAACAGCATCGTCACCAACATATTATCCATCTCCAGCACCACTTTTCGTGCTCCTAAACTGACATGCTTGCTGAAGACCCTCCAGCGCCCCAAAAACTTTATTGTTCCTATCATCCTATGCtttaaatttaaactaaaaagTTATTAGTAATAATACTTAAAATATTAGttcaattaatatattaattttgttaattattaaaattaaatttattttgtaaattatttaaagctatgaatttatatatgaatCAACTCCTTGAAAAACTATAAAATTCAATTTGTATTATTTAACATatacattatttatatttacaattATAACTTTTCTTGCCCATTCAACGTTGCCTAAGCGGGATGAGACTAATCAATTGATTAGATTAGATTAAGAATTGATTAGGTATTAAATTAATGAGAGGTAGAAAATTAATTAACTCTTAAATCAATATAAATTGattgaatgaaattaaaaaaattttaatcattCGAATACATTTTGTTTAAAGAAAAACTCTGTAGGTTTCGTCATCCCCTACTCTtatcttgcatatatatatatatatatatatatatatgttttatacttatctTCTAACCAAATATGTATATAATGTACCAAATACCTCCAACTCCAATGTCCACAGCTATTACCATGTCCATTCAGCTACTAACCGTAACTGTTATCTTCTTCCTCACCCTCCCATTTTTGTTGTTGATTATCAACAAAAACTCCAAATCCAGAAAATCATCAGCATCCAATGTTTTACCCAAGCGTTACCCAATAATCGGTTCCTATTTCGCCGTCAAATCCAATCTAAGCAACCGCGTCCAATGGATTACACAAATCCTCCACAACTGCCCCACTGCAACTTACACTCTCCACCACGTCTTGGGTTATCGCCAGATCTTTACTGCAAACCCTGAAAATGTCCGCCATATTCTCAAGACCCGCTTCTCCAACTACCCCAAAGGCTCTTTCTTCACTagcgttttctttgattttctcgGCAACGGTATCTTCAACGTCGATGGGGAGTCGTGGAAATTCGAGAGACAAGTTTCCAGTCACGAGTTCAACACCAAATCTCTTCGTAAATTTGTGGAAACCATCGTTGATACTGAGCTTCACGACCGTTTGATCCCGATGCTCTCCGGCGCTGCTTCCGACAAGACCGTGCTTGACTTGCAAGATGTTCTTCAGAGGTTTGCTTTTGACAACGTTTGTAAGATTGCTTTCGGTCATGACCCTGCCTGCTTGTTACCTTCATTACCGCAAACAGAGTTTGCGGATGCGTTTGAGGTTGCTACACAGTTAAGTAGCGAGAGGTTTCGAGCtccaattttaatattttggaaAATCAAGCGATTCTTCAATGTCGGATCGGAAAAGTGCCTCAAGATTGCAATCTCTCGAGTTCGTGACTTTGCGAAGAAGATCGTAAGAGAAAAGAAACAAGAATTAGCCGGTAAATCGTCTTTAGAGTCGGTTGATCTCTTATCAAGATTCTTGAATTCGGGTCATTCAGACGAGGATTTCGCTACGGATATAGTTATCAGCTTCATACTTGCCGGTCGTGACACAACATCGGCGGCATTGACATGGTTTTTCTGGTTAATATATAAACACCCTGAAGTCGAGTATGAAATACTaaaagaaatcaaagagaaatcgGATATGCCAGTGTATGAGGAAGTTAAAGACATGGTTTACGTTCATGCTTCGCTTTGCGAGTCCATGAGACTGTATCCTCCAGTCCCTACGGATGGCAAACTGGCAATGGAGGACGATGTTTTGCCAGACGGGACGGTGGTGAAGAAAGGGACGTTAGTGACGTATGCTCCTTATGCGATGGGGAGGATGGAGAAGATATGGGGATCGGATTGGTCAATGTTCAAGCCGGAGAGATGGTTGGAAAGAGATGAGGCAGGGAAATGGAGGTTTGTTGGGAGAGATCCTTATACATATCCGGTGTTCCAGGCCGGACCCAGGATTTGTTTGGGGAAAGAGATGGCGTTCTTGCAAATGAAAAGGGTGGTGGCTGGTATTTTAAGGCGGTTCAAGGTGGTTTCGGCGACCGAGGATGATGGGTTTCAACCGGTGTTTCTTGCTTATTTGACTGCTAAGATGAAAGGTGGCTTCCCCATCAAGGTTGAAAGGTCTTCACGATTTATGGATTAAAAGAGAGTTATGAATACAAGAAAGTGATTAAgaaatttactattattattattaaataggtTTGTGATAATgttatgtaaatattattatgtttTGTAGTGAACCatgcaaatatatataattgaactTATTTTCAAAGCTTTGAAATTATACATGTTACGGATACTCAAGAGAGAGCGGGGAGGTAAAGATATGGATAGGATCGGATCATTCATATGAAAGGTAAATCGTCAGGTTCAAATTACACGTTATTACATTCGTTATCGGAGTAATTACGAtctaattaaaatcaaattatctCATCAAATGATTAATTCAATCAATCAATACATGTATACAATACCATATACAACTATTTTTGGGTCTTAACCGAGCTTACGAAAGTTCTAATACTAACCCAAGGTCAAATAAGACAAAATTATAAGAATTTCAAAATGTCGGGCTGACATCACGACATCAAAAGGTTCCTCATCACGACGCAACATACTGAGTAGGTATTGTCGCAGCGACACAAGCCCAATGTTGCGCTATGACATGGCAACATGATCTCTTTGCAATGTGACAAACTGTTTCTGCAAAATGTTAAATAAACATCAACATGCAATTTAGCAAACAAACATTATTCacattcaacttataatttcaaGCAACATATGCAATTTTCAAGTATCCATTCATGAACTACAACACTTTGTTCAATAATATTCCAATGTCATATCACTTACAAGTTAACTATCTAGTATAATTCATTCAAAATCCTAAGCATATATACCTATTCACCAAAGCCATTGACATTTGCAGTATTTAATACCATTCAAACCATATATGGAATTCATATCCACATTTCATTTAATTGGCTAATTTCATACATCAAAGTTCTATTTCATAAGCATATATAGACACAGTATTATACCAAAATTGactcaacctaggtacatgtcatacTTAGAACAAAATGAAATTATACAAATTCTGCTAAGTTAGGGATCGTCTTCTGAATGTTGGATCTACTACTCATACTTTTGAAGATCAACTAAACCTGCGCATGGAAAAATAAATCGTAAGCTAAGTGAaaacactcagtggtatttccataattcaagtcaatttaaaacaaattaaacAAATGCATAAATTCatttcaaattcaattcaaattcaattcatgACCTAATCTATTGTCATTTCATGCCAAAACACTTTCATCTTTATAT belongs to Gossypium arboreum isolate Shixiya-1 chromosome 7, ASM2569848v2, whole genome shotgun sequence and includes:
- the LOC108483382 gene encoding cytochrome P450 94A1-like; the encoded protein is MYIMYQIPPTPMSTAITMSIQLLTVTVIFFLTLPFLLLIINKNSKSRKSSASNVLPKRYPIIGSYFAVKSNLSNRVQWITQILHNCPTATYTLHHVLGYRQIFTANPENVRHILKTRFSNYPKGSFFTSVFFDFLGNGIFNVDGESWKFERQVSSHEFNTKSLRKFVETIVDTELHDRLIPMLSGAASDKTVLDLQDVLQRFAFDNVCKIAFGHDPACLLPSLPQTEFADAFEVATQLSSERFRAPILIFWKIKRFFNVGSEKCLKIAISRVRDFAKKIVREKKQELAGKSSLESVDLLSRFLNSGHSDEDFATDIVISFILAGRDTTSAALTWFFWLIYKHPEVEYEILKEIKEKSDMPVYEEVKDMVYVHASLCESMRLYPPVPTDGKLAMEDDVLPDGTVVKKGTLVTYAPYAMGRMEKIWGSDWSMFKPERWLERDEAGKWRFVGRDPYTYPVFQAGPRICLGKEMAFLQMKRVVAGILRRFKVVSATEDDGFQPVFLAYLTAKMKGGFPIKVERSSRFMD